GTGGCCCGCCAACGAGTTCGGCGTAGTCCCGGTCCGGCTTCGGGCCGGGGTGGTCGTGGTCGGCGCCGTAGACCCGGCGGCGTAGCAGCTGCTCGTCATCGCGCTCCATCCGTTCAGCCTTGCAGCCGCCACCGACAACGGGGGTTTGCCTAGGCGGTCCTGGGCAAGCCCCGCGCTGCCAGGGGTGGCTTGCCCGGGTCAGCTGCGCCAGCGTCCGAGCCAACCGCCGGCCTTCGAGGCCTGCGCCTCCTCCTCCTGGCGCTCCTGCTCCTGGCGCTCGCGTTCGGCCTGTTCCGCCTGCCGCTCCGCCTCGAGCGCCCGAGACTTGCAGTCGTCACACAGGTGCGGGTGGCTGTCCCCGCGGCCCCAGTCGACCGCGATGCTGGCCTTCCACCGGTCGTCGGTGAACTTGGTCCCGCAGTCGGCGCACACCGGACGCTGCGCCTCACGTTCGGCTGCTTCCTGCGCGAGACGGCGCCGCCCTTCTTCGGCGCGGCGGGCGAGGGCGGCGTCCCGGCGGGGGTTGGCGATCGCGTCGAAGAGGTTCTGCCGGTCCTCGCGGCCGAAGCGCCAGAACGCGGGCCCGGCCGGGCCGTGTTCGCGCAGCAGGTCCAGCGTGGTCGCCACGATCGGCATCTTCCCCTGGTAGAGGTGGAAGCCGTCGGCCCCCTGGCCCTGCCAGTGCTCGCGGGTGAGGGCGGCGACCTTCTTCATCTGCTGCAGCGTGGGCCGCTTGCCGACCTGGTGGAAGACGAGCAGGACCGGCGGGTGCGTCGCGTCGCCCCGCTGGGGGGCGGGGGCTGACCAGCGGGTGCGCCACATCGGCTTGTCCTGGCCGTCGGTGTCCTTGGCCTTGCGGTGGAAGTGGCGCATGTACTTGTCGAACTTCGCCGCTATCTTCGCGGCGTCCTCGGTGCAGTTGTCGGCCTCGATGAACAACAGCGGCAGCCCCACCTCGGGGGCGGTGAGGATGATGTCGGCCCACGCACTTCCCACGCCGGGGTTCTTCCACGTGCCCGTCGCCGGGAGGGCGACCTCGGTGGCGTAGGAGGTGATGCTGCCGATCCCGTCGGGCGCGCCGATCCACGCCTGGGCGGCCGCGATGGCTTCGGCCGGCTCACCGGCCACCAGGTCAAGGTCAGGCTTCGGACGGATCATCGCGATGACCGTCTCGTTGACCGTCATCGCATGCGAAGCCCCCGAGCTGCCCGCGCTCTTGGGCATGCCGCCCATCTCCTCCGGCCCCCGGTCCAACTGGAGTCCGGCAGCGGCCAGCCCGTCCTTGGTGAGCAGGCGCACCTCCTCTCCCCCTCGGGTGCGGCCGCCGTCGACGGACAGGCCGTGCCTGCGCAGATCGTTGAGCGCGCCACGGTGGGAGGCGGTGCGCGCCTCCTTCCGTACGGCCGGTGTCTTCTTGAGTGTGTGCCGGTAGGTCAGGTGCGGTGAGGACAGGCGCTGGATCTGGTCCGCCGTCACGGCCTTGAGCACCCCGAGCACGCGCAGCGCATCGTCGCGGTGTCCCGTCGTCGATCCCGCCTCGTTCGTCTTGCGTTTGCCCGCCATCAGCCCCGCTCTCCCGTCGTCCGCGTCCGGCCACCGGCCGGGCGTCGGCCCCGCCCGGCCGCAGAGGGCACCAGGCGCGCCCTGAACCCGATGATCGCCTCCACCACTGACACCCCACCCCTACCTATTTCCCAGGGCTTGGTCAGTGAGAGGAGGAGAGAAGAGGGTTGTGACGACGCGCCACAGTCCCGAAAAGCCGTGGTGGCCTGGGGAAATACGGGCAGCGCTCGTGCCGGGCACGGAAGTGGGTACGGCAGTGGGATCGCAAGCGCCGGCGGCAGGAGACCACGGCGGCTTGCCCGGCCCACCAGCCCTCCCGGCGCGGGGCGCGCGCCTCTCCGGTCGGCGGCGCGGTCAGGGTACGGCGGGCACCGGTGTTCGGTCATCATCGGCGGTCTCTCCCTTGTGCGTTGGCGTCCTCCACCGGCCCTGTGACGGCCGGTGGCGCACCCGCGCGAGGGGAGAAAGCCGCCCCGATGGCTCGGTGGCCGCTGCATGCCCCTCCTGCGGGCGCGTCGCGGCCATCGTGGACACCCACCCCTTGTCCGCGACCTGACGGCGGCCGGTAGCGAACTCGGTCTAGGAGAAACGCC
This genomic interval from Streptomyces sp. B21-083 contains the following:
- a CDS encoding replication-relaxation family protein, which gives rise to MAGKRKTNEAGSTTGHRDDALRVLGVLKAVTADQIQRLSSPHLTYRHTLKKTPAVRKEARTASHRGALNDLRRHGLSVDGGRTRGGEEVRLLTKDGLAAAGLQLDRGPEEMGGMPKSAGSSGASHAMTVNETVIAMIRPKPDLDLVAGEPAEAIAAAQAWIGAPDGIGSITSYATEVALPATGTWKNPGVGSAWADIILTAPEVGLPLLFIEADNCTEDAAKIAAKFDKYMRHFHRKAKDTDGQDKPMWRTRWSAPAPQRGDATHPPVLLVFHQVGKRPTLQQMKKVAALTREHWQGQGADGFHLYQGKMPIVATTLDLLREHGPAGPAFWRFGREDRQNLFDAIANPRRDAALARRAEEGRRRLAQEAAEREAQRPVCADCGTKFTDDRWKASIAVDWGRGDSHPHLCDDCKSRALEAERQAEQAERERQEQERQEEEAQASKAGGWLGRWRS